The Psychrobacter sp. LV10R520-6 genome includes a region encoding these proteins:
- a CDS encoding transaldolase encodes MSALQQLRTMTTIVADTGDLAAIARLKPIDATTNPSLITKALIHPDNQAMLADTMNHHQGDVDAVIDALTIQIGCDILELIEGRVSTEVDARLSYDTQATIDKALEFMAAYENAGVDPKRVLIKMAATWQGIEAARYLETQGIHCNLTLLFGQHQAIACADAGVTLISPFVGRILDWQKRQQNRQNVPASDDMGVQSVKLIYQYYKQHGYKTQVMGASFRSAEQILALAGCDLLTIAPNLIDELAAMDITITRQLSPSMSMEMDDMKRVSLTHEEFSQAYQQDKVTQDLLPKGIDGFINARDELAHTLAAIRN; translated from the coding sequence ATGAGCGCATTACAACAGCTTCGCACCATGACTACTATTGTCGCCGATACTGGCGATCTTGCCGCTATTGCGCGCCTAAAACCTATTGATGCGACCACCAACCCTAGCCTAATTACCAAGGCGCTCATCCATCCTGACAACCAAGCCATGCTCGCAGACACTATGAATCACCATCAAGGTGACGTAGATGCGGTCATCGATGCCCTCACTATCCAAATCGGTTGCGATATTTTAGAGTTAATTGAGGGTCGGGTATCTACCGAAGTCGATGCGCGGTTGTCTTATGATACGCAAGCCACGATAGACAAAGCTTTAGAGTTTATGGCGGCCTATGAGAATGCTGGTGTCGATCCAAAGCGTGTATTAATTAAAATGGCAGCCACATGGCAAGGTATTGAAGCCGCACGTTATCTTGAAACCCAAGGTATCCACTGTAATCTAACGCTACTGTTTGGTCAGCATCAAGCCATTGCCTGTGCCGATGCAGGCGTTACTCTGATTTCTCCGTTTGTTGGGCGGATTTTAGACTGGCAAAAACGCCAACAAAACCGCCAAAACGTGCCAGCCTCTGATGATATGGGTGTGCAATCGGTCAAGCTGATTTATCAATATTATAAACAACATGGCTATAAAACACAGGTGATGGGTGCAAGCTTTCGCTCAGCAGAGCAAATATTAGCGCTGGCAGGCTGTGACTTACTGACCATCGCTCCAAACCTCATTGATGAGCTAGCAGCAATGGATATCACAATTACTCGCCAGCTGTCTCCAAGTATGTCAATGGAGATGGATGACATGAAACGCGTAAGCTTAACGCATGAAGAGTTTAGCCAAGCCTATCAACAGGATAAAGTAACCCAAGACTTATTACCAAAAGGTATCGATGGCTTTATTAACGCTCGTGATGAGCTTGCTCATACGTTGGCAGCCATACGTAATTAA
- a CDS encoding bifunctional prephenate dehydrogenase/3-phosphoshikimate 1-carboxyvinyltransferase, which produces MQKVNQASLSQTRVNQILPRKPLFKQVCVIGLGLIGASLAQAIKDNGLSTRLVAVDRHEPSLAEARQQGLLDAGSSALSDVVFGSDLIVIAVPVQAVQAVLTDIKAVMDSGQLAADCIITDVCSTKVNIIEAAKNVFTALPVGLVPAHPIAGAENSGYHARRSDLFVNHSVIICELPTTSYVAIAKLRQLWKAVGATVMAMEAGHHDSILAHTSHLPHLLAFNLVEQLASHDDNLDMFRYAAGGFRDFTRIAASDPKMWHDIFFANQSAIVSALDEYGVYLQNMRQLIIDKDSTALMGLLGRAQAARRHFGHMLASTPYTDTSAMSASYIISPSNTVSGTISIPGDKSISHRSIMLGSLAEGVTQVTGFLEGEDALATLQAFRDMGVTIEGPDNGKLIIHGVGIKGLKPSKTPLYMGNSGTSMRLLSGILAAQAFDSVLMGDTSLNKRPMERVAAPLRAMGAVIQSTGHSGTAPLSITGRANVGKPLQGIDYDMPVASAQVKSCLLLAGLWAEGTTTVTQPEISRDHTERMLSAFGYEVTVDGNRISVEGGGKLTGGDIAVPADISSAAFFMVAAAISQDSVLTLTQVGINPTRTGIIDILKLMQADITLSNKTYVGGEPVADITIRSSNLVGIEIPESLVPLAIDEFPVLFIAASCAQGRTVLTGAKELRVKESDRIAVMAEGLQTLGVDCTVTDDGLIIEGKGIESQSNITQSGEVNNSQPVFGGGHIVSHHDHRIAMSFAVASLRASEQIMIEGVETVNTSFPGFAELANQVGMAIEVDSGTDKTS; this is translated from the coding sequence ATGCAAAAAGTAAATCAAGCTTCACTCAGTCAAACGCGAGTCAATCAAATCTTACCAAGAAAACCGCTATTTAAGCAGGTCTGTGTTATTGGTTTGGGATTAATCGGCGCAAGCTTAGCGCAAGCTATCAAAGACAATGGCTTAAGTACGCGATTGGTAGCCGTGGATAGGCACGAGCCAAGCTTAGCAGAAGCTAGGCAACAAGGCTTACTTGATGCGGGTAGTTCTGCGCTCAGTGATGTCGTATTCGGTAGTGATTTGATCGTCATTGCCGTTCCTGTGCAGGCTGTACAAGCGGTACTTACTGATATTAAAGCTGTTATGGATAGTGGTCAGCTTGCCGCTGATTGCATCATTACCGATGTCTGTAGCACTAAGGTCAATATCATTGAAGCGGCCAAAAACGTATTTACAGCGCTGCCTGTCGGGCTAGTGCCTGCGCATCCGATTGCCGGTGCAGAAAATTCAGGCTATCATGCTCGCCGCAGCGATTTATTTGTCAATCACAGCGTCATTATTTGTGAGCTGCCAACCACCAGTTATGTGGCCATTGCCAAGTTACGGCAGTTATGGAAAGCGGTAGGTGCAACAGTGATGGCGATGGAGGCGGGTCATCATGATTCAATATTGGCACATACCAGTCATTTGCCACATCTGCTGGCGTTCAACCTCGTTGAGCAATTGGCCAGTCACGATGATAATTTAGATATGTTTCGTTATGCCGCTGGCGGGTTTCGAGATTTTACCCGTATCGCTGCCAGTGATCCTAAAATGTGGCATGATATATTTTTTGCCAATCAAAGCGCAATTGTTAGCGCCCTTGATGAGTATGGCGTCTATCTACAGAATATGCGCCAGCTCATTATTGATAAAGACTCTACTGCCCTAATGGGACTTTTGGGCCGCGCGCAAGCCGCACGGCGGCATTTTGGCCATATGTTAGCCAGCACCCCTTATACGGATACCTCAGCCATGTCAGCTTCTTATATTATTTCGCCTAGCAATACTGTCTCTGGCACTATCTCCATTCCTGGTGATAAGTCTATCTCCCATCGCAGTATTATGCTTGGTAGCCTGGCTGAGGGCGTGACGCAGGTCACTGGCTTCTTGGAAGGTGAAGATGCTTTAGCCACTCTACAAGCTTTTCGCGATATGGGTGTGACGATTGAAGGGCCTGATAACGGTAAATTGATCATACATGGTGTGGGTATAAAGGGTCTAAAACCCAGTAAAACACCCTTATATATGGGCAACTCTGGCACCAGTATGCGTCTGCTGTCCGGTATCTTGGCCGCGCAAGCGTTTGATAGCGTATTGATGGGCGATACCAGTTTGAATAAACGGCCGATGGAACGTGTTGCTGCCCCACTTCGCGCCATGGGCGCTGTCATTCAAAGCACCGGTCATAGTGGTACCGCACCGCTAAGCATCACTGGCCGCGCTAATGTTGGCAAGCCGCTACAAGGTATTGATTATGATATGCCAGTGGCATCCGCTCAGGTCAAGTCTTGCTTGCTATTAGCAGGACTATGGGCAGAGGGCACAACCACGGTCACCCAACCTGAAATTAGCCGCGATCATACCGAACGCATGCTATCGGCCTTTGGTTATGAAGTGACGGTTGATGGCAATCGCATCAGTGTGGAAGGTGGCGGTAAATTAACAGGTGGCGATATTGCTGTACCTGCTGATATCTCATCCGCTGCGTTCTTTATGGTGGCCGCTGCCATTAGCCAAGATAGCGTGCTGACTTTAACCCAAGTGGGCATTAATCCTACCCGTACGGGCATTATTGATATCCTAAAATTAATGCAAGCAGACATCACCTTAAGTAATAAAACCTATGTCGGCGGTGAGCCCGTTGCCGATATAACCATTCGTAGCTCTAACTTAGTCGGTATAGAAATACCGGAATCACTGGTACCATTAGCGATTGATGAGTTTCCCGTACTATTTATTGCTGCTAGCTGTGCGCAAGGTCGTACCGTATTAACGGGTGCCAAAGAGCTACGGGTCAAAGAATCTGACCGTATTGCTGTAATGGCAGAAGGACTACAAACCCTTGGTGTTGATTGTACCGTTACCGATGATGGGCTTATTATTGAAGGCAAGGGTATTGAAAGTCAAAGCAACATTACTCAATCTGGGGAAGTAAATAATAGCCAGCCCGTGTTTGGTGGCGGTCATATCGTCTCGCATCACGACCACCGTATTGCCATGAGCTTTGCCGTTGCCAGTTTACGCGCCTCCGAGCAGATTATGATCGAAGGGGTTGAAACGGTAAATACCAGCTTCCCAGGCTTTGCTGAGCTGGCTAACCAAGTTGGTATGGCAATTGAGGTCGACAGCGGTACTGATAAGACTTCTTAA
- the hisC gene encoding histidinol-phosphate transaminase: MQSTKSSQTALKTKDQALSQPVPAYDSILELAPYQTGKPVEELTREYGVSDVVKLASNENPMGCSPYVTLAVTEQLGQLARYPDGNGYYLKQSLADFTGVNLECITLGNGSNDLLDILARTFVSADDAVVYSQYAFIVYSMVAKMQGATGIEVPAQRFGHNLAAMRQAVEDNANTKMVFIANPNNPTGTQLEREALREFVGSLPSSVLVVLDEAYIEYSPESNNRALLDEFDNVIIVRTFSKAYGLAGLRIGYALSSAPVAKLLNRIRQPFNVSRIGLAAAAAALADQDFIEQVRLTNQEQMYWLENQFDALGLGFISSHANFIMVEIDDAIDVYQALLEQGVIVRPLAGYGLSNWLRVTVGVAEDNMRLIDTLRSILTDD; encoded by the coding sequence ATGCAGTCTACTAAATCATCTCAAACCGCCCTTAAAACCAAAGACCAAGCGCTATCACAACCAGTTCCTGCTTATGACAGCATTTTAGAGCTGGCACCGTATCAGACAGGTAAGCCAGTTGAAGAACTAACCCGCGAGTACGGCGTCTCTGATGTAGTCAAGCTGGCAAGTAATGAAAACCCGATGGGCTGCTCTCCTTATGTGACTTTGGCTGTTACTGAGCAGCTAGGACAATTGGCGCGTTATCCCGATGGCAACGGCTATTATCTGAAGCAAAGCCTTGCTGATTTTACGGGCGTTAATCTAGAGTGCATTACTCTTGGTAATGGCTCCAACGATTTGCTTGATATCCTAGCACGCACTTTTGTGAGTGCTGATGATGCGGTGGTTTATAGCCAATATGCGTTTATAGTCTATTCAATGGTGGCGAAGATGCAAGGTGCGACGGGTATTGAAGTACCTGCACAAAGATTTGGTCATAATCTTGCAGCGATGCGCCAAGCAGTTGAAGACAATGCCAATACTAAGATGGTATTCATTGCTAATCCCAATAATCCAACCGGAACGCAGCTTGAGCGTGAAGCCTTGCGTGAGTTTGTTGGCAGTCTGCCAAGCTCAGTATTAGTGGTATTAGATGAAGCTTATATTGAATATAGCCCTGAGAGCAACAATCGAGCGCTATTAGACGAGTTTGATAATGTGATCATCGTACGTACGTTCTCTAAAGCGTATGGGCTGGCAGGTCTTCGGATTGGTTATGCGCTTAGCTCCGCGCCAGTAGCCAAATTACTCAACCGTATTCGTCAACCGTTTAATGTTAGCCGAATTGGCCTTGCAGCGGCAGCAGCAGCACTTGCTGATCAAGATTTTATTGAGCAAGTTCGCCTCACTAACCAAGAACAAATGTACTGGTTAGAGAATCAGTTTGACGCGCTGGGATTGGGTTTTATCAGCTCGCATGCCAATTTCATTATGGTAGAAATTGATGATGCCATTGATGTTTATCAGGCGCTACTTGAGCAAGGCGTTATCGTGCGTCCACTCGCTGGATATGGCCTGTCAAACTGGTTACGGGTTACTGTTGGGGTAGCTGAAGACAATATGCGCCTCATTGATACGTTGCGCTCTATACTAACGGATGACTAA
- the pheA gene encoding prephenate dehydratase — protein sequence MSEQSSEQKMDNLNQTTPDVSDTSTDQAFLNRIRQNIDKVDCEIQNLINNRAKLAQQVAIVKKDHAANSDASSNAAERNPIFYRPEREAQVLKAVMARNTGPIADEKMARLFREIMSVCLDLEAPQRIAFLGPVGTFTHAAALKHFGKAADTMPLTTITDVFREVEAGTAMYGVVPVENSSEGVVNHTLDGFLSSTLKIIGEVELPIHQNFLVAEHTKLDGLSRIYSHQQSLAQCRHWLDVNYPNIERVAVSSNGEAARRLKNEWHSAAIAGDVAAAEYNLHKLYSNIEDNPSNTTRFLIIGHESIAPSGQDKTSIIVSASDKAGALIEILKPLSAHGVSMTSIETRPERPNKWAYVFFIDMDGHIQDPNVSAAIADIRPLVKDVRILGSYPKAVL from the coding sequence ATGAGTGAGCAGTCATCAGAGCAAAAAATGGACAATTTAAATCAAACCACCCCCGACGTCAGTGACACCTCAACCGACCAAGCGTTTTTAAATCGTATTCGCCAAAATATTGATAAAGTAGACTGTGAAATTCAGAACCTGATCAATAACCGTGCCAAGTTGGCTCAGCAAGTAGCGATTGTGAAGAAGGATCATGCCGCCAATAGCGATGCTTCTTCTAATGCCGCCGAGCGCAACCCTATTTTTTATCGTCCTGAACGTGAAGCTCAAGTCTTAAAAGCGGTTATGGCACGTAATACAGGGCCTATTGCTGATGAAAAAATGGCGCGCCTATTCCGTGAAATTATGTCAGTATGCTTAGATCTAGAAGCGCCGCAGCGTATTGCCTTCTTGGGCCCTGTGGGTACCTTTACCCATGCCGCTGCGCTAAAGCATTTCGGTAAAGCGGCTGATACTATGCCGTTAACCACTATTACTGATGTGTTCCGTGAAGTAGAGGCGGGGACGGCTATGTATGGTGTGGTACCGGTCGAAAACTCATCTGAAGGTGTGGTGAATCATACTTTAGATGGATTTTTGTCCTCAACATTAAAAATTATTGGCGAAGTTGAGCTGCCCATTCATCAAAATTTCTTAGTCGCTGAGCATACTAAGCTTGATGGCCTCAGCCGGATTTACTCACACCAACAGTCGCTTGCCCAATGCCGTCATTGGCTGGATGTGAACTACCCTAATATCGAACGCGTTGCCGTATCAAGCAACGGTGAAGCCGCACGTCGTCTCAAAAACGAATGGCATTCAGCCGCTATTGCTGGAGACGTGGCAGCTGCAGAATATAACCTACATAAGCTCTATTCAAATATTGAAGACAATCCTAGTAATACCACGCGCTTCTTAATTATTGGCCATGAGTCGATTGCGCCATCAGGGCAAGATAAGACCTCCATCATAGTCTCTGCTTCTGACAAAGCAGGCGCGCTTATTGAAATCTTAAAGCCACTGTCTGCTCATGGCGTCTCTATGACCAGTATTGAAACTCGTCCTGAGCGTCCGAACAAGTGGGCATATGTGTTCTTTATTGATATGGACGGTCATATCCAAGATCCAAACGTCAGCGCTGCTATTGCCGATATCCGGCCATTGGTTAAAGATGTCCGTATATTAGGGTCTTATCCAAAAGCGGTACTATAG
- the rarD gene encoding EamA family transporter RarD, producing MTTQNVVKKSVTPIKTTRRGIITALIAFSIWGTFPLYFKQLAAYDATEIIGHRIIWTFLCLLVVLVVTKRWQWIETLKQNPRWIALSFISGLIIATNWLTYVWAVNHDQILEASLGYFIGPLVGVALSMILFKERLRTLQWVAIGFALLSVVIQVVMLGSLPWISLILAFSFSTYGTIQRQTPLTAVDAMFVETTMLVPICIWWFWQSDVVSSQLSFWFTPNIWLLMIAGPITLIPLLLFNKSTKLVAFSILSFMNYLTPTFIFFLAVFYYNEPFDLHRLAVFGLIWFGLLLFSIDLWHHRPSKQLKAEAERLRDENV from the coding sequence ATGACTACCCAAAATGTCGTCAAAAAATCAGTAACCCCTATCAAAACCACCAGACGCGGCATCATCACTGCGCTTATTGCTTTTTCTATCTGGGGTACTTTTCCATTATATTTCAAACAATTAGCGGCCTATGATGCTACCGAAATTATTGGTCATCGAATTATATGGACGTTCTTATGTTTATTAGTCGTGCTGGTAGTCACCAAGCGCTGGCAATGGATTGAAACGCTTAAGCAAAATCCAAGATGGATAGCGTTGAGCTTTATATCAGGCTTGATTATCGCTACCAACTGGTTGACCTATGTCTGGGCTGTCAATCATGATCAGATATTAGAGGCCAGTCTGGGTTACTTTATCGGGCCACTGGTGGGTGTGGCGCTATCGATGATATTATTCAAAGAGCGTTTGCGCACACTACAATGGGTGGCTATTGGCTTCGCGCTATTGTCTGTGGTCATTCAAGTGGTAATGCTGGGTAGTTTGCCGTGGATATCGTTGATATTAGCGTTTAGCTTTAGCACTTATGGCACGATTCAGCGCCAAACGCCATTGACTGCCGTTGACGCGATGTTTGTTGAAACCACGATGTTGGTACCTATTTGTATATGGTGGTTTTGGCAGTCTGATGTGGTGAGTAGTCAGCTGAGCTTTTGGTTTACCCCAAATATTTGGCTGTTAATGATAGCAGGGCCTATCACTTTGATACCGTTACTACTATTTAATAAATCTACTAAGCTGGTCGCTTTTAGTATTTTAAGTTTTATGAACTACCTGACTCCGACCTTTATTTTCTTCTTAGCGGTATTTTATTATAACGAACCCTTTGATTTGCACCGCTTGGCCGTGTTTGGCTTGATTTGGTTTGGTCTGTTATTATTCAGCATTGACTTGTGGCATCATCGCCCCAGTAAACAGCTTAAAGCAGAAGCAGAGCGCCTCCGCGATGAGAATGTATAA
- a CDS encoding 2-amino-4-hydroxy-6-hydroxymethyldihydropteridine diphosphokinase codes for MDVSKLEKCEPKRLQDQTVAAVILALGSNYKAEHYLPHIRKQLTALGVVQLSTGFQNPDFTATLEQPKPDYTNQGVYLLLNSPMTLQKLQHTFKQFEGDCDRHRQADLTTIRQVTMDIDILLIKLIDIEEWTVMADRYPFKAHESAGIVELAAGSGFSL; via the coding sequence TTGGATGTCTCAAAACTAGAAAAATGTGAGCCCAAACGGCTGCAAGATCAAACTGTGGCAGCAGTAATATTAGCTTTGGGCAGTAATTATAAAGCTGAGCACTATCTGCCGCATATCCGTAAACAGCTTACGGCGCTTGGTGTGGTTCAGCTGTCTACTGGTTTTCAAAACCCTGACTTTACCGCCACTTTAGAGCAGCCAAAACCTGACTATACCAATCAAGGTGTATATCTATTACTAAACTCACCAATGACCTTACAGAAGTTACAACATACCTTTAAACAATTTGAAGGTGATTGCGATAGGCATCGTCAAGCGGATCTGACAACCATACGGCAAGTCACGATGGATATTGACATTTTATTAATAAAGTTAATCGATATTGAGGAATGGACAGTTATGGCAGATCGTTATCCGTTTAAAGCGCATGAGAGTGCAGGAATTGTGGAATTGGCGGCGGGAAGTGGTTTTAGTCTTTAG
- the folB gene encoding dihydroneopterin aldolase, translated as MLHTESDVVFVKGLKIEAVIGVYDWERAITQPLLIDIALETDISQAAASDDVNHALSYKEVCDDVSMWCQELKAQLLEHLAEHIADKLLVNYPCHKVTLSVAKPTAIKSAEAVGVQITRYAKAAETKSTEKEPADSKSDDS; from the coding sequence ATGTTACATACTGAGTCTGATGTGGTATTTGTAAAAGGTTTAAAAATCGAGGCGGTCATTGGGGTTTATGATTGGGAGCGAGCTATTACTCAGCCACTATTGATTGATATCGCGCTTGAGACCGATATTAGTCAAGCGGCAGCGTCAGATGACGTTAATCATGCACTAAGTTATAAAGAAGTCTGTGATGATGTCAGTATGTGGTGCCAAGAGCTTAAAGCCCAGCTACTTGAGCATTTAGCTGAGCACATTGCTGATAAGCTATTAGTGAATTATCCTTGTCATAAAGTCACTTTGAGCGTTGCTAAGCCTACTGCCATTAAATCAGCAGAGGCAGTTGGGGTACAAATTACTCGTTATGCCAAAGCAGCTGAAACTAAAAGTACTGAAAAAGAGCCTGCAGATAGTAAATCTGATGATTCATAA